In Nocardioides sp., the following proteins share a genomic window:
- a CDS encoding transcriptional regulator, with protein sequence MQLDKGTDQSASGDAPTRDRVARSILENGPSTAAELAQRLELTAAAVRRHLDHLGELAMIEGRDRAVYGQRGRGRPAREFVLTQAGRDEFDQQYDDLAAQALRFLAETSGDDAVVEFARRRVAFIERDYDTVTTEHPELTPAEALALVFSREGYAATAKELPVVGQQLCQQHCPVAHVAHEFPQLCDAETEAIANVLGTHVQRLATIAHGDGVCTTCIPNIKKERKS encoded by the coding sequence GTGCAATTGGACAAGGGAACGGATCAGTCGGCCTCGGGCGACGCTCCGACCCGTGACCGGGTCGCGCGGTCGATCCTGGAGAACGGCCCGTCCACGGCAGCCGAATTGGCGCAACGTCTGGAGTTGACTGCAGCCGCCGTACGCCGGCACCTCGACCATCTCGGCGAACTTGCGATGATCGAGGGCCGCGATCGCGCGGTGTACGGCCAGCGTGGACGGGGGCGTCCGGCTCGCGAGTTCGTGCTCACTCAGGCAGGTCGCGACGAGTTCGACCAGCAGTACGACGACCTCGCCGCGCAAGCGCTGAGGTTCCTGGCCGAGACGAGTGGCGACGACGCGGTGGTCGAGTTCGCTCGACGCCGGGTCGCCTTCATCGAGCGCGACTACGACACGGTGACCACCGAGCACCCGGAGTTGACCCCCGCTGAGGCGTTGGCGTTGGTGTTCAGCCGCGAGGGGTACGCCGCGACGGCCAAGGAACTGCCCGTCGTGGGCCAGCAACTGTGCCAGCAGCACTGCCCGGTGGCCCACGTGGCCCACGAGTTCCCGCAACTGTGTGACGCCGAGACAGAGGCGATCGCCAACGTCCTCGGCACCCATGTGCAGCGGCTGGCGACCATCGCGCACGGCGACGGCGTCTGCACGACCTGCATCCCGAACATCAAGAAGGAGAGGAAGTCCTGA
- the sufB gene encoding Fe-S cluster assembly protein SufB — translation MARRESSNSTPKLKDIGRYEFGWHDANDAGATAQRGLNEAVVRDISAKKNEPQWMLDLRLKGLKLFDRKPMPTWGSDLSTIDFDNIKYFVRSTEKQATSWEDLPEDIKNTYDKLGIPEAEKQRLVAGVAAQYESEVVYHQIREDLEEQGVIFLDTDTALREHEDIFKEYFGTIIPVGDNKFAALNTSVWSGGSFVYVPPGVHVEIPLQAYFRINTENMGQFERTLIIVDEDAYVHYVEGCTAPIYSSDSLHSAVVEIIVKKGGRCRYTTIQNWSNNVYNLVTKRAVCEAGATMEWVDGNIGSKVTMKYPAVYLMGEHAKGETLSIAFAGEGQHQDAGAKMVHAAPHTSSSILSKSVARGGGRTSYRGLIQVNEGAHGSKSNVLCDALLVDQISRSDTYPYVDIREDDVSMGHEASVSKVSEDQLFYLMSRGMEQDEAMAMIVRGFVEPIAKELPMEYALELNRLIELQMEGAVG, via the coding sequence ATGGCTCGACGAGAGTCGAGCAACTCAACCCCGAAGCTCAAGGACATCGGTCGCTATGAGTTCGGCTGGCACGACGCCAACGACGCGGGCGCCACCGCCCAGCGTGGTCTCAACGAGGCGGTCGTACGCGACATCTCCGCCAAGAAGAACGAGCCACAGTGGATGCTCGACCTGCGCCTGAAGGGCCTGAAGCTCTTCGACCGCAAGCCGATGCCAACCTGGGGTTCGGACCTCTCGACGATCGACTTCGACAACATCAAATACTTCGTCCGCTCGACCGAGAAGCAGGCCACCAGTTGGGAGGACCTGCCCGAGGACATCAAGAACACCTACGACAAGCTCGGCATCCCCGAGGCGGAGAAGCAGCGCCTGGTCGCCGGAGTCGCCGCGCAGTACGAGTCCGAGGTCGTCTACCACCAGATCCGTGAGGACCTGGAGGAGCAGGGCGTGATCTTCCTCGACACCGACACCGCGCTGCGTGAGCACGAGGACATCTTCAAGGAGTACTTCGGCACGATCATCCCGGTCGGCGACAACAAGTTCGCCGCGCTGAACACCAGCGTGTGGTCCGGTGGCTCGTTCGTGTACGTCCCGCCAGGCGTGCACGTCGAGATCCCGCTTCAGGCGTACTTCCGGATCAACACCGAGAACATGGGTCAGTTCGAGCGCACGCTGATCATCGTGGACGAGGACGCGTACGTGCACTACGTAGAAGGCTGCACCGCGCCGATCTACAGCTCCGACTCGCTGCACTCCGCCGTCGTCGAGATCATCGTCAAGAAGGGCGGTCGTTGCCGCTACACGACCATCCAGAACTGGTCGAACAACGTCTACAACCTCGTCACCAAGCGCGCCGTGTGCGAGGCGGGCGCGACGATGGAGTGGGTCGACGGGAACATCGGATCCAAGGTGACGATGAAGTACCCGGCCGTCTACCTGATGGGCGAGCACGCCAAGGGTGAGACCCTCTCGATCGCGTTCGCGGGCGAGGGCCAGCACCAGGACGCGGGCGCCAAGATGGTGCACGCCGCGCCGCACACGTCGTCGAGCATCCTGAGCAAGTCCGTGGCGCGCGGTGGTGGGCGTACGTCCTATCGCGGCCTGATCCAGGTCAACGAAGGCGCCCACGGATCGAAGTCCAACGTGCTGTGCGATGCGTTGTTGGTCGACCAGATCAGCCGCTCGGACACCTACCCGTACGTCGACATCCGCGAGGACGACGTCTCGATGGGCCACGAGGCCAGCGTCTCCAAGGTCTCCGAGGACCAGCTCTTCTATCTGATGAGCCGTGGCATGGAGCAGGACGAGGCGATGGCGATGATCGTGCGTGGCTTCGTCGAGCCGATCGCCAAGGAGCTCCCGATGGAGTACGCCCTCGAGCTCAACCGACTCATCGAACTGCAAATGGAAGGAGCAGTCGGCTGA
- the sufD gene encoding Fe-S cluster assembly protein SufD: protein MTATVDSVRSALELDHVESHLHPTGSFDVADHYVPTGREEIWRFTPLKRLRNLHADAPLLGRTSKLTWNETTEASVSIVTGDAARELRGISGWAPIDLWSARVMADVPATVLVDVPAETELSEPIVFDVVGETVDDTTGGHLAFRFGNHSKAVVVINHTGSAAVAAVVEIVVGDGADVTVVSIQDWDDDAVHLAHHQARVGRDATYKHAAISFGGDLVRMDTNVTYDGPGGSAELLGLYFADAGQHIEHRLFADHTAPRTKSHVSYKGALQGEKAHTVWVGNVLIRKVAEGIETYEENRNLVLTDGCQADSIPNLEIETGEIEGAGHASATGRFDDNQLFYLRSRGIDEKEAKRLVVHGFFNDLIAKIGVEQIQERLIATVEDELAKNVSGKVL from the coding sequence ATGACAGCCACTGTCGACAGCGTGCGAAGCGCGCTGGAACTTGATCATGTCGAGTCGCACCTGCACCCCACGGGGTCGTTCGACGTGGCCGATCACTACGTGCCCACCGGCCGCGAGGAGATCTGGCGATTCACCCCGCTCAAGCGGCTACGGAACCTGCACGCCGACGCGCCGCTGCTCGGGCGTACGTCGAAGTTGACCTGGAACGAGACGACCGAGGCGTCCGTCTCGATCGTGACCGGTGACGCTGCGCGCGAGTTGCGCGGGATCAGCGGCTGGGCACCCATTGACCTGTGGTCGGCCCGCGTGATGGCCGATGTGCCGGCAACCGTCCTCGTCGACGTCCCGGCAGAGACCGAACTCAGCGAGCCGATTGTGTTCGACGTGGTCGGTGAGACCGTGGACGACACGACGGGTGGGCACCTGGCGTTCCGCTTCGGCAACCACTCCAAGGCGGTCGTGGTGATCAACCACACCGGCTCGGCAGCGGTCGCCGCGGTCGTGGAGATCGTCGTCGGCGACGGCGCCGACGTGACTGTGGTGTCGATCCAGGACTGGGACGACGACGCCGTCCACCTGGCTCACCACCAGGCCCGCGTCGGTCGCGACGCGACCTACAAGCACGCCGCGATCTCGTTCGGCGGCGATCTGGTCCGCATGGACACCAACGTGACGTACGACGGCCCGGGCGGGTCTGCTGAATTGCTCGGCCTCTACTTCGCCGACGCCGGTCAGCACATCGAGCACAGGTTGTTCGCCGACCACACGGCTCCTCGTACGAAAAGCCACGTGTCCTACAAGGGCGCCCTCCAGGGCGAGAAGGCGCACACCGTCTGGGTCGGCAACGTCCTCATCCGCAAGGTCGCCGAGGGCATCGAGACGTACGAAGAAAACCGCAACCTGGTGCTCACCGACGGCTGTCAGGCCGACTCGATCCCCAACCTGGAGATCGAGACGGGGGAGATCGAGGGGGCGGGGCATGCCTCGGCCACCGGACGCTTCGACGACAACCAGCTCTTCTACCTGCGTTCGCGTGGGATCGACGAGAAGGAAGCCAAGCGTCTGGTCGTGCACGGATTCTTCAACGACCTGATCGCCAAGATCGGCGTCGAGCAGATCCAGGAGCGGCTGATAGCCACCGTCGAGGACGAGCTCGCCAAGAACGTGTCCGGCAAGGTCCTCTGA
- a CDS encoding non-heme iron oxygenase ferredoxin subunit, with amino-acid sequence MTFERACALADIPHDEALAVTLGRFDIAMTRCDDEVFAIENLCSHAHVALSEGEVRDCQIECWLHGSMFDLRTGKPTNLPATEPVATFATELRGGDVYVDIASTLNGVTPQ; translated from the coding sequence ATGACCTTCGAGCGCGCCTGTGCGTTGGCGGACATCCCGCACGACGAGGCCCTCGCGGTGACGCTGGGACGGTTCGACATCGCGATGACCCGTTGTGACGACGAGGTCTTCGCGATCGAGAACCTCTGCTCCCACGCACATGTGGCGCTCAGCGAGGGTGAGGTCCGCGACTGCCAGATCGAGTGCTGGCTGCACGGGTCGATGTTCGACCTGCGTACGGGCAAGCCCACCAACCTTCCGGCGACCGAACCCGTCGCCACTTTTGCCACAGAACTGCGCGGTGGCGACGTCTACGTCGACATCGCCTCCACCCTGAACGGAGTTACACCGCAATGA
- the sufC gene encoding Fe-S cluster assembly ATPase SufC, with amino-acid sequence MSKLEIKDLHVSVQTEDGPKEILKGVNLTINSGEVHAIMGPNGSGKSTLAYAIAGHPKYDIDGGEVLLDGENVLDMTVDERARAGLFLAMQYPVEVPGVSVSNFLRTAKTAVDGAAPKLRTWVKDVNTALDRAGLDAAFAQRNVNEGFSGGEKKRHEIAQLELLDPKVAVLDETDSGLDIDALKVVSEGVNRFTEDKDKGVLLITHYTRILRYIKPDYVHVFVNGQIADQGGPELADRLEAEGYERYTKAAV; translated from the coding sequence ATGAGCAAGCTTGAGATCAAGGACCTGCACGTCTCGGTCCAGACCGAGGACGGCCCCAAGGAGATCCTCAAGGGCGTCAACCTCACCATCAACTCGGGCGAGGTCCACGCGATCATGGGCCCCAACGGCTCGGGGAAGTCGACCCTGGCGTACGCCATCGCCGGTCACCCGAAGTACGACATCGACGGGGGAGAGGTGCTCCTCGACGGTGAGAATGTGCTCGACATGACCGTCGACGAGCGGGCGCGCGCCGGCCTCTTCCTGGCGATGCAGTATCCCGTCGAGGTGCCCGGCGTCTCGGTGTCCAACTTCCTGCGTACGGCCAAGACCGCCGTCGACGGCGCGGCACCGAAGCTGCGTACGTGGGTCAAGGACGTCAACACCGCGCTGGACCGCGCCGGGCTCGATGCCGCGTTCGCCCAGCGCAATGTCAACGAAGGCTTCTCCGGCGGTGAGAAGAAGCGCCACGAGATCGCCCAACTCGAGTTGCTCGACCCGAAGGTCGCGGTCCTCGACGAGACCGACTCCGGCCTCGACATCGACGCGCTCAAGGTCGTCTCGGAGGGCGTCAACCGCTTCACCGAGGACAAGGACAAGGGCGTCTTGCTGATCACGCACTACACGCGGATCCTGCGCTACATCAAGCCCGACTACGTCCACGTCTTCGTCAACGGCCAGATCGCCGACCAGGGCGGTCCGGAACTGGCCGACCGACTCGAGGCAGAGGGCTACGAGCGCTACACGAAGGCCGCGGTCTGA
- a CDS encoding SufS family cysteine desulfurase, which produces MPGLLPDLAVVRKDFPILERTLPGGRSLVYLDSANTSQKPQIVIDAMVDHLERHNANIARAMHQLGAEATEAFEAARDKVATFLGAPDRDEVIFTKNASEALNLLARTLGDPSPHQVGPGDEIVITEMEHHSNIVPWQQLCERTGATLRWFGLTDEGHLDLADLDSLINERTKVVAFTWVSNMLGTINPVARLCAKAHEVGAIAIVDSSQAAPQLKIDLATMTADERPDALVFTGHKVVGPTGIGVLWGRRALLSDLPPFLGGGEMIETVTMERSTYADIPHRFEAGTPPIAEAVGLGAAVDYLSHLGLDEVHRHEQAITAYALEGLQSVPGLRVLGPLDAAQRGGAISFEIDGVHPHDIATVLDTLGIAVRAGHHCAKPAHLRYGVQASTRMSSYLYTTPTEIDALIDGLNYTRNYFGLGD; this is translated from the coding sequence CTGCCCGGACTTCTCCCCGACCTCGCGGTGGTCCGCAAGGATTTCCCGATCCTGGAGCGCACGCTCCCGGGTGGGCGGTCGTTGGTCTATCTGGACTCGGCCAACACCTCGCAGAAGCCGCAGATCGTGATCGACGCCATGGTCGACCACCTGGAGCGGCACAACGCCAACATCGCCCGCGCCATGCACCAGTTGGGTGCGGAGGCCACCGAGGCGTTCGAGGCGGCACGAGACAAGGTGGCGACCTTCCTGGGAGCACCTGATCGTGACGAGGTGATCTTCACCAAGAACGCGTCGGAGGCACTCAACCTGCTCGCGCGCACCCTGGGTGACCCGAGTCCGCATCAGGTAGGCCCCGGCGACGAGATCGTGATCACCGAGATGGAGCACCACTCCAACATCGTGCCGTGGCAACAATTGTGTGAGCGTACGGGCGCGACCTTGCGCTGGTTCGGGCTGACCGACGAGGGACACCTGGACCTCGCCGATCTCGACTCGTTGATCAACGAGCGTACGAAGGTCGTCGCCTTCACCTGGGTCTCCAACATGCTGGGCACGATCAACCCGGTCGCACGGCTTTGCGCCAAGGCTCACGAGGTCGGTGCGATCGCGATCGTGGATTCCTCACAGGCAGCGCCGCAGTTGAAGATCGACCTGGCGACGATGACGGCGGACGAGCGCCCGGACGCACTGGTCTTCACCGGCCACAAGGTCGTCGGACCAACCGGTATCGGCGTGCTGTGGGGTCGTCGGGCGTTGCTGTCCGACCTGCCACCCTTCCTGGGTGGCGGCGAGATGATCGAGACCGTCACGATGGAGCGCTCCACGTACGCCGACATCCCGCACCGTTTCGAGGCAGGCACGCCGCCGATCGCCGAAGCCGTCGGTCTGGGTGCTGCGGTCGACTACCTGAGCCATCTCGGTCTCGACGAGGTGCATCGGCACGAGCAGGCGATCACGGCGTACGCGTTGGAGGGTCTGCAGAGTGTGCCGGGCCTGCGCGTGTTGGGGCCATTGGATGCCGCACAGCGCGGGGGAGCGATCTCCTTCGAGATCGACGGCGTGCACCCGCACGACATCGCGACGGTGCTCGACACCCTCGGTATCGCGGTACGCGCCGGGCATCACTGTGCCAAACCCGCGCACCTGCGCTATGGCGTGCAGGCGTCGACTCGGATGTCGTCCTACCTCTACACGACGCCCACGGAGATCGACGCACTGATCGACGGGCTGAACTACACGCGCAACTACTTCGGACTGGGGGACTGA
- a CDS encoding SUF system NifU family Fe-S cluster assembly protein, with amino-acid sequence MSAELDSLYQEIILDHYKNPHHKGLRDPFGAEVHHVNPTCGDEVTLRVHVVDGVVQDVSYDALGCSISQASTSVLTDLVIGRPVNEALAIQDEFLRLMQGKGQVEPDEEVLEDAIAFSGVAKFPARVKCALLGWMAWKDATAQATDIGTEGASND; translated from the coding sequence ATGAGCGCCGAACTCGACAGCCTCTATCAAGAGATCATCCTCGATCACTACAAGAACCCCCATCACAAGGGGCTTCGTGATCCGTTCGGGGCCGAGGTGCATCACGTCAACCCCACGTGCGGCGACGAGGTGACCCTGCGGGTGCATGTCGTCGACGGGGTGGTGCAGGACGTGTCGTACGACGCCCTGGGCTGCTCGATCTCACAGGCGTCGACCTCGGTGCTCACCGACCTGGTGATCGGTCGTCCGGTTAACGAGGCGCTTGCGATCCAAGACGAGTTCTTGCGCCTGATGCAAGGCAAGGGCCAGGTCGAGCCCGACGAAGAGGTGCTCGAGGACGCGATCGCGTTCTCGGGTGTCGCCAAATTTCCCGCGCGCGTGAAGTGCGCACTGCTGGGCTGGATGGCGTGGAAGGACGCGACAGCCCAAGCGACAGACATCGGCACCGAAGGAGCCAGCAATGACTGA
- a CDS encoding metal-sulfur cluster assembly factor produces MTDHSDLPDVPEATGGVSTLTEEDVTEAMKDVVDPELGINVVDLGLVYGVHVEEHDNVVIDMTLTSAACPLTDVIQDQTHSALEGMVNEVIINWVWMPPWGPDKITDDGREQLRALGFNV; encoded by the coding sequence ATGACTGACCACAGCGATCTGCCGGACGTACCCGAAGCCACTGGCGGCGTCTCGACCCTCACCGAGGAGGACGTGACCGAGGCGATGAAGGACGTCGTCGACCCCGAACTCGGCATCAACGTCGTCGACCTCGGCCTGGTCTATGGCGTGCACGTCGAGGAGCACGACAACGTGGTGATCGACATGACGCTGACGTCGGCGGCCTGCCCGCTGACGGACGTGATCCAGGACCAGACCCACTCGGCGCTGGAGGGGATGGTCAACGAGGTGATCATCAACTGGGTCTGGATGCCGCCCTGGGGCCCCGACAAGATCACCGACGACGGCCGCGAGCAACTGCGCGCCCTAGGCTTCAACGTCTGA